A region from the Aquimarina sp. ERC-38 genome encodes:
- a CDS encoding ABC-F family ATP-binding cassette domain-containing protein has protein sequence MLSVSNLSVQFGKRVLFDEVNTTFTQGNCYGIIGANGAGKSTFLKILSGVMDPTSGHVHLEPGKRMSVLEQNHYAYDDFTVLETVVMGNKELYTIKKEIDALYADYSDENADKIGELQVRFEEMNGWNADSEAAAMLSNLGIREDLHYTSMSDLDTKQRVRVLIAQCLFGSPDVLIMDEPTNDLDYETINWLENFLANYDNTVIVVSHDRHFLDAVCTHISDIDFGKINHFSGNYTFWYESSQLAARQRAQQNKKAEEKKKELQEFIARFSANVAKSKQATSRKKMIDKLDISEIKPSSRRYPAIIFERDREAGDQILNVEKLAAFSEEGEVLFKNVHINLAKGDKIVVFSKDSRATTAFYQILNGKQEPAEGKFAWGVTTSQSYLPADNSEYFQNDLSLVDWLRQWTTTEEEREEVFLRGFLGKMIFSGEEALKKSNVLSGGEKVRCMLSKMMMTRANVLMLDEPTNHLDLESITAFNNSLKNFKGTVLFTTHDHEFAQTVGNRVLELTPGGIIDRYATFDEYMSDPKIKELREKMYAVPV, from the coding sequence ATGTTATCAGTATCTAATTTATCAGTTCAGTTTGGGAAGCGCGTATTATTTGACGAGGTTAATACTACGTTTACACAAGGAAATTGTTATGGTATTATCGGTGCTAACGGGGCGGGTAAATCTACTTTTTTAAAAATACTTTCAGGCGTGATGGATCCTACTTCGGGCCATGTGCACCTGGAACCCGGGAAACGTATGTCGGTTTTGGAACAGAATCATTATGCCTATGATGATTTTACTGTGTTAGAAACGGTGGTGATGGGTAATAAGGAGTTGTATACAATTAAAAAGGAAATTGATGCTTTATACGCGGATTATTCAGATGAAAATGCGGATAAAATTGGAGAGTTACAAGTTCGGTTTGAAGAAATGAACGGATGGAATGCAGATAGCGAAGCTGCTGCCATGCTTTCAAACCTAGGTATACGTGAAGATCTTCATTACACCTCTATGAGCGATCTGGATACTAAACAACGGGTTCGGGTATTGATTGCACAGTGTTTATTTGGTAGTCCGGATGTACTAATTATGGATGAGCCTACAAATGACCTGGATTATGAAACAATTAATTGGTTAGAGAATTTCCTGGCAAATTATGATAATACGGTGATCGTTGTATCGCATGACCGTCACTTTTTGGATGCAGTTTGTACCCATATTTCTGATATTGATTTCGGGAAGATCAATCACTTTAGCGGTAATTATACGTTTTGGTACGAATCGTCGCAGTTAGCTGCTAGACAACGCGCGCAACAAAATAAAAAAGCAGAAGAAAAGAAAAAGGAATTGCAGGAGTTTATTGCTCGTTTTAGTGCCAATGTAGCTAAATCCAAACAAGCTACTTCCCGTAAGAAAATGATTGATAAATTGGATATTTCTGAAATTAAACCTTCCAGCCGAAGATATCCGGCTATCATTTTTGAAAGAGACCGGGAAGCTGGAGATCAAATATTAAATGTAGAAAAACTAGCGGCTTTTAGTGAAGAAGGAGAGGTGTTATTTAAAAATGTACATATTAACCTGGCAAAAGGGGATAAGATAGTAGTATTTTCCAAAGATTCTCGAGCAACCACCGCCTTTTATCAAATTTTAAATGGGAAGCAGGAACCTGCTGAAGGTAAATTTGCATGGGGAGTTACTACCTCACAATCCTATTTGCCAGCAGATAATAGTGAATATTTCCAGAATGATTTAAGCCTTGTAGATTGGTTACGTCAATGGACTACTACCGAAGAAGAGCGAGAAGAGGTATTTTTACGCGGCTTTCTAGGTAAAATGATTTTTAGTGGTGAAGAAGCCTTAAAGAAATCAAATGTTTTGTCCGGGGGTGAAAAGGTGCGATGTATGTTGTCCAAAATGATGATGACCCGGGCTAATGTATTGATGCTGGACGAACCTACCAATCACCTTGACCTAGAGTCAATCACGGCTTTTAATAATTCCTTAAAGAATTTTAAAGGAACAGTATTATTTACCACCCATGATCACGAGTTTGCTCAAACCGTAGGAAACCGGGTTTTAGAATTAACACCAGGTGGCATTATTGATAGATACGCCACTTTTGATGAATATATGAGTGACCCAAAAATTAAAGAACTTCGCGAAAAAATGTATGCGGTACCGGTGTAA
- a CDS encoding lipocalin family protein, with protein sequence MKKGFLILTIASLFLNIACSKDDDTEPSVTPEAKAAAESFIAGTWKMTGITYEGKPVDLECPDEQTIVFKEDNSGTYFFAEIDFDEQAQTCIVFETITGSVNWEVTEKDKIIISDADDKSETHELDLAMGDDTFILNFLEVDEFSNTVEVYERKFERQDEE encoded by the coding sequence ATGAAAAAAGGATTTTTAATTTTGACCATTGCCAGCTTATTTTTAAACATTGCGTGCAGTAAAGATGATGACACTGAACCCAGTGTAACTCCCGAGGCAAAAGCCGCAGCAGAATCGTTTATTGCCGGAACCTGGAAAATGACTGGTATTACATATGAAGGGAAACCCGTTGATCTGGAATGTCCGGATGAACAAACAATCGTTTTTAAAGAGGATAATTCGGGCACCTATTTTTTTGCCGAAATAGATTTTGATGAACAAGCTCAAACCTGTATTGTTTTTGAGACTATTACAGGATCTGTTAATTGGGAGGTAACTGAAAAAGATAAAATAATTATTTCAGATGCTGATGACAAAAGTGAAACACACGAACTGGATTTAGCCATGGGAGATGATACTTTTATTTTAAACTTTCTTGAGGTAGATGAGTTTTCAAACACTGTCGAAGTCTACGAGCGCAAGTTTGAACGTCAGGATGAAGAATAA
- a CDS encoding TonB-dependent receptor, with the protein MKKNILFIIIILVFQKATSQSESKEQNAKQQHTLSGYITEAGSGENLSAVSIYSEQLLVGTSSNNYGFYSLTLPEGEHTLKVTFIGYGSIEKKLVLTDDIQISFELTQSEESLEEVLIDANRGVHESEVTQMSVVSLKPSEIQDIPVILGERDVIKTLQLLPGIQGGTEGTSGFFVRGGSPDQNLIILDEAPVYNSNHLFGIFSVFNGNAIQSIDTYKGGFPARYGGRLSSVLNIQMKNGNKQKFSGKFDIGLISSSILLEGPLNKGKTSFIASGRRTYADLLSIPFQPDDVLFRYHFTDFNFKVHHVFNEKDKLYWSTYFGQDKFNGRERTDSDDIFKTKLGWGNITSTLRWNHQFSANLFLNTSLIFSNYRFFANIEDKFDDVRFTLDTKSSIDDIGAKMDFDYFPNPNHTVKLGWASTYHTFTPRQTEIRETGVDPISVDQKIKSLESAIYVEDDWRITDRLTLNPGLRVSHFQFESTNYLNAEPRAALSYKLKHDFALKASYARMNQYIHLLSNTTVGLPIDLWVSSTDVVKPQVSQQYALGVAKDFYNAGYSFSFESYYKKTDDIIGYKEGALFIAAEGIENGDEVNWEDNITTGQGWAYGGEFLLRKKTGKLTGWLGYTLSWSERQFDELNRGQKFFDRFDRRHDVSLVSIYKPGPKITLSGAWVFTTGINFTIPDQVTSISRSNFPLSESFNFPTISQGNTTNITTEKNNFRAENYHRLDLSIQFHKKKKKGRSSTKAFSIYNIYGRKNPFFYTIKINGNKETLTRVSLLQFVPSFTYTYNF; encoded by the coding sequence TTGAAAAAAAATATTTTATTTATAATTATCATTTTAGTTTTTCAGAAGGCAACTTCTCAAAGTGAAAGCAAAGAACAAAATGCAAAGCAACAACATACGCTAAGCGGATATATTACTGAAGCAGGTAGTGGTGAGAACTTATCGGCAGTTTCAATTTATAGTGAACAATTACTCGTAGGAACAAGTTCTAATAATTACGGCTTTTACTCTCTTACATTACCGGAAGGTGAACATACCTTAAAAGTAACCTTTATTGGGTACGGGTCTATTGAAAAAAAACTGGTACTTACTGATGATATACAGATAAGCTTTGAATTAACTCAAAGTGAGGAAAGCTTGGAAGAAGTTCTTATTGATGCAAATCGTGGAGTTCATGAAAGCGAAGTAACCCAAATGAGTGTGGTCTCTTTAAAACCTTCAGAAATTCAGGATATTCCTGTGATCTTAGGAGAACGAGATGTCATCAAAACCTTGCAATTATTACCGGGTATCCAGGGAGGCACTGAAGGAACTTCCGGTTTTTTTGTAAGAGGGGGTTCTCCTGATCAGAATTTAATTATTCTAGATGAAGCTCCGGTATATAATTCGAATCATTTATTCGGTATTTTTTCAGTGTTTAATGGTAATGCTATTCAATCTATTGATACCTATAAAGGTGGATTTCCGGCAAGATACGGTGGTCGGTTATCTTCGGTATTGAATATTCAAATGAAAAATGGAAATAAGCAAAAATTCTCTGGTAAGTTTGATATCGGTTTGATTTCATCTAGTATCTTACTGGAAGGCCCTTTAAATAAAGGTAAAACTTCTTTTATTGCCAGTGGTAGGAGAACTTATGCCGATTTACTAAGTATACCTTTCCAGCCCGATGATGTTTTATTTAGATACCACTTTACTGATTTTAATTTTAAAGTACATCACGTCTTTAATGAAAAGGATAAGCTGTATTGGAGTACCTATTTCGGACAAGATAAGTTTAACGGAAGGGAAAGAACTGATTCAGACGATATTTTTAAAACTAAATTAGGTTGGGGTAATATTACTTCTACCTTGCGGTGGAATCATCAGTTTTCCGCTAACCTTTTTTTAAATACTTCCCTTATCTTTAGCAACTATCGATTTTTTGCAAACATCGAAGATAAATTTGATGATGTTCGATTTACGCTGGACACCAAATCATCAATTGACGACATCGGAGCAAAAATGGATTTTGATTATTTTCCTAATCCTAATCATACCGTAAAACTTGGTTGGGCTTCTACCTATCATACCTTTACCCCAAGACAGACTGAAATTAGGGAAACTGGTGTAGATCCTATCTCCGTAGATCAAAAAATCAAATCGTTAGAAAGTGCCATATACGTAGAAGATGACTGGAGAATCACGGATCGGTTGACTCTAAACCCCGGATTGCGTGTAAGTCATTTTCAATTTGAATCTACTAATTACCTAAATGCAGAACCACGGGCAGCGCTATCCTATAAATTAAAACATGATTTTGCCTTAAAAGCATCTTATGCTAGAATGAACCAATATATTCACCTGTTATCAAATACTACCGTAGGCCTACCGATTGACTTATGGGTATCCTCGACGGATGTGGTCAAACCTCAAGTGTCTCAACAATATGCACTAGGGGTAGCTAAAGATTTTTACAATGCAGGGTATTCCTTTAGTTTTGAAAGCTACTATAAAAAAACCGATGATATCATTGGTTATAAGGAAGGTGCATTATTTATAGCTGCCGAAGGTATAGAAAACGGAGATGAGGTCAATTGGGAAGATAATATAACTACCGGGCAGGGATGGGCGTACGGAGGTGAATTTCTACTCAGAAAAAAAACCGGAAAACTTACAGGATGGCTGGGATATACCTTATCCTGGTCAGAAAGGCAATTTGACGAATTAAACAGGGGGCAAAAGTTTTTTGACCGTTTTGACCGCAGGCACGATGTTTCTTTGGTAAGTATCTATAAACCCGGTCCTAAAATAACCTTATCAGGAGCCTGGGTTTTTACCACAGGAATAAACTTCACCATTCCGGATCAGGTAACTTCTATTAGTCGCTCAAATTTTCCCTTATCTGAATCTTTTAATTTTCCTACTATTTCGCAGGGAAATACAACGAATATTACTACTGAAAAAAATAACTTTAGAGCAGAAAATTACCATCGACTTGATTTGAGTATCCAATTTCACAAAAAAAAGAAAAAAGGAAGGTCAAGTACTAAAGCATTTTCTATCTACAATATATACGGACGTAAAAATCCTTTCTTTTATACCATTAAAATTAACGGAAATAAAGAAACTTTAACACGAGTTTCCTTATTGCAATTTGTTCCATCATTTACCTATACTTATAACTTTTAA
- a CDS encoding DUF4249 family protein has product MKNIYILFIGFLIILASCETESDASGLFDAEELTVIQGFISPQAEMIVIEVARSEPRFGNNNSLFEDFVIPDAEVRIKNEDSVEIVLPFNAGTRQYEISTETFKIISGESYALEVTVDGKRFTATCQVPENTVDIISSEVAEKDQDFNSVNIRFKDVENIRNFYVAGFNFPTSGFQNAEVQNLFITDTNKNGNIISSSVDYDTFNIRTDTIISYTVRLANVEPILFDYLKAVSNDTGFESPFLEPIVYPTNIKGDKSFGIFAGFTESEKKASYDPRN; this is encoded by the coding sequence ATGAAAAACATATATATCCTATTCATAGGCTTTCTTATCATATTAGCTTCCTGTGAAACAGAATCCGATGCCAGCGGGTTGTTTGATGCGGAAGAATTAACGGTTATTCAAGGTTTTATCTCTCCACAGGCAGAAATGATTGTGATAGAAGTAGCCAGATCCGAACCTAGATTTGGAAATAATAATTCACTTTTTGAAGATTTTGTCATACCCGACGCGGAGGTAAGGATTAAAAACGAAGACAGTGTTGAAATTGTATTACCCTTTAATGCAGGTACAAGACAATATGAAATTAGTACGGAAACCTTTAAAATTATAAGTGGTGAATCATATGCTCTAGAAGTAACAGTAGACGGAAAACGATTTACTGCTACCTGCCAGGTACCCGAAAATACAGTGGATATTATTTCCTCAGAAGTAGCAGAGAAAGATCAGGATTTTAATTCGGTGAACATAAGGTTTAAAGACGTTGAAAATATTAGAAATTTTTACGTAGCCGGATTTAATTTTCCTACTAGTGGTTTTCAAAATGCTGAAGTTCAAAACCTTTTTATTACAGATACCAATAAAAACGGAAATATTATATCTTCTTCTGTGGATTATGATACCTTTAATATTAGAACAGATACTATAATCAGTTATACTGTTCGATTAGCAAATGTAGAACCCATTTTATTTGACTACCTAAAGGCTGTTTCTAATGATACAGGTTTTGAAAGTCCTTTTTTAGAACCTATTGTTTATCCCACTAATATTAAAGGAGACAAGAGTTTTGGTATTTTTGCCGGATTCACAGAATCAGAAAAGAAGGCATCTTATGATCCGAGAAACTAA
- a CDS encoding putative signal transducing protein, which yields MFSESEYERVYTGGIATIKMLQSVLEDRGIATITRDDMKSGLMAGFGGGIPDHIQLFVKKTDLSTAVPIIEKSIA from the coding sequence ATGTTTTCAGAAAGTGAATACGAACGGGTGTACACAGGTGGCATTGCTACTATTAAAATGCTACAGTCCGTATTAGAAGACCGAGGTATTGCAACCATTACCCGAGATGACATGAAATCCGGACTGATGGCTGGTTTTGGAGGAGGAATTCCGGATCACATTCAATTATTTGTTAAAAAAACAGACTTATCAACTGCTGTTCCTATTATTGAAAAAAGCATAGCTTAA